From Maridesulfovibrio ferrireducens, a single genomic window includes:
- a CDS encoding queuosine precursor transporter: MNEILWIGFALLDLSLVLVVYNFFGKTGLFGLIVFNLILCNIQVLKTIELFGMTTTLGNILYASVFLSTDLLSEFHGKKEAQKAVFLGFMILVMAVIYMQLALMFKPSVDDFVQPHLEVIFGFLPRLALGSLCAYLISQLHDVYVFHKLKEKFGDRHLWLRNNASTLLSQLLDSAVFCFVALWGVFPFEVWLEIFFTTYLFKVIVAVMDTPFIYLARRIRCRA, translated from the coding sequence ATGAATGAGATACTTTGGATTGGATTCGCTTTGCTGGATTTGAGTCTTGTGCTCGTTGTTTATAACTTTTTCGGCAAAACAGGCTTGTTCGGGCTTATCGTTTTTAATCTGATACTTTGTAATATTCAGGTGTTAAAGACTATTGAACTTTTTGGAATGACTACAACTCTGGGTAATATTTTATATGCCAGTGTTTTTCTTTCAACTGATCTGCTGAGTGAGTTTCATGGCAAAAAAGAAGCGCAGAAAGCGGTTTTTCTAGGTTTTATGATTCTTGTGATGGCTGTTATTTATATGCAACTGGCTTTAATGTTTAAGCCGTCAGTCGATGACTTCGTTCAGCCTCACCTTGAAGTTATTTTCGGTTTTCTGCCGAGACTCGCACTGGGAAGTCTTTGCGCTTATCTTATTTCACAGCTCCATGATGTTTATGTTTTTCATAAGCTTAAAGAAAAATTTGGAGATAGACATCTCTGGCTTAGAAATAATGCCAGCACACTCTTAAGTCAGCTCCTTGATTCCGCTGTTTTTTGTTTCGTTGCGCTATGGGGAGTTTTTCCTTTTGAAGTCTGGCTTGAAATATTTTTTACCACGTATCTTTTTAAAGTCATTGTGGCTGTTATGGATACTCCTTTTATATATCTGGCTCGTAGAATTCGCTGTCGCGCATAA
- a CDS encoding GGDEF domain-containing protein, which produces MNRGERPELLWGFGLNSIEADKIEDSLGPGFFLRNFSERALPGEKEFLQPEKPSATWIPLRVWNELSEARRATYRKLESTQRILIQDESQKKVDLESVLEDGFLAVVSSPLTSSKVQDALFRAKEVSGLYGDLYRMTEEIIMERELLSRKTEQLMFLNTVLSNATERLEVSDILGQAAEDLKLLLPVLSVQGVFWDVVPAGKQTEAEIFVNPGLISAVQAEWTEFMIGSVTQLSGIEVGGYNISETTPVADLAMCYGPTGGRVLALPLISRGEKFGCLVMLCDKSVRLAKDQVNTLNAAVNHLSLALSNALMFTKIKTRADRDGLTRVYNRRSFDERLVEELRRHQRHNMDLSLLMVDLDHFKSVNDTYGHMAGDLVLETIARIFEETFRITDFIARYGGEEFVILLPHTNADQAKMLAERIREKIESKNMSYRDVNFNVTVSVGVSSVRPGSLAKETEIVRKADDALYIAKEQGRNRVVVSAAPAARLKVISA; this is translated from the coding sequence ATGAATAGAGGAGAAAGACCTGAACTGCTTTGGGGGTTCGGTCTAAACAGTATAGAAGCCGACAAGATTGAAGACTCCCTCGGACCTGGATTTTTCTTGAGGAATTTTTCCGAAAGAGCTCTTCCCGGCGAGAAAGAATTTCTTCAGCCTGAAAAACCTTCCGCTACATGGATTCCGCTTCGGGTTTGGAACGAGCTTTCTGAAGCGCGCCGGGCAACTTATCGTAAGCTGGAATCTACTCAGCGCATCCTTATACAGGATGAGTCTCAAAAAAAAGTTGACCTGGAGAGTGTTCTTGAAGATGGATTTCTTGCGGTAGTAAGTTCTCCATTAACAAGCTCCAAGGTTCAGGATGCCCTTTTCAGAGCAAAGGAAGTATCCGGACTTTATGGAGATCTCTATAGAATGACCGAAGAGATCATTATGGAACGTGAGCTTCTTTCCCGTAAGACGGAACAGTTGATGTTCTTAAACACCGTTCTATCCAATGCGACCGAGCGTCTTGAAGTTTCGGACATCCTCGGACAGGCTGCTGAGGATTTGAAGCTGTTGCTTCCGGTTCTTTCCGTTCAAGGTGTTTTCTGGGACGTTGTTCCTGCCGGAAAGCAGACCGAAGCAGAAATATTTGTCAATCCCGGCCTTATTTCAGCCGTTCAGGCTGAGTGGACCGAATTTATGATTGGAAGTGTTACACAGCTTAGCGGAATTGAAGTCGGTGGGTATAATATTTCTGAAACTACTCCTGTCGCAGACCTTGCAATGTGTTACGGTCCGACCGGAGGAAGAGTGCTGGCGCTCCCCTTGATTTCTCGCGGGGAAAAGTTCGGTTGTCTGGTTATGCTTTGTGATAAGTCTGTAAGACTCGCAAAGGATCAGGTTAATACACTGAACGCTGCTGTGAATCATCTGTCACTTGCACTTAGTAATGCTCTGATGTTTACCAAGATTAAGACTCGCGCGGATCGCGATGGACTTACCAGAGTTTACAATCGACGTAGTTTTGATGAAAGACTTGTTGAAGAACTCAGACGTCATCAACGCCATAATATGGATCTATCACTATTGATGGTCGATCTCGATCATTTCAAGAGTGTGAACGATACATACGGGCATATGGCTGGCGACCTGGTGCTTGAGACAATAGCCAGAATTTTTGAAGAGACATTCAGAATAACTGATTTCATCGCCCGTTACGGCGGAGAAGAATTTGTTATTCTACTCCCTCATACCAACGCGGATCAGGCAAAAATGCTGGCTGAACGTATCAGGGAGAAAATAGAATCTAAGAACATGTCTTATCGGGATGTTAATTTTAATGTCACGGTAAGTGTCGGAGTCTCTTCGGTCCGTCCCGGAAGTCTTGCGAAGGAAACTGAAATAGTGCGTAAGGCAGATGATGCTTTATACATAGCAAAGGAACAGGGGCGTAACAGGGTTGTTGTCTCCGCTGCTCCGGCGGCGAGGTTGAAGGTTATATCGGCTTAA
- a CDS encoding glycosyltransferase family 4 protein, with the protein MKTQRIWGTLDPFYETGPVLGRKVANIGFLNELLTEDPFDEYHFFLSSGNVRDSLIGFIKENFPKLIENNKVKILDRRDLPEYINKQEYFCFHQSDCIVYPPHLARVRNAFAKNIFPITGTTHSLSYSNYGSAFLNYIWKGTTARDCIVATSTPGMQVVEKYFLHLREGFELDEKKFPSPQIKKIPLGINPSTFTPPTPQQKLEALDALELNSGDNRVNILVFGRIAHYSKMDILPLLRAMQRIFKAGIDRKDVRVILAGWMDDEDDFPQTLKEISRNMGLELSIFARPTDLQKIDLYRAADIYVSISDNPQETFGLTILEAGAMGLPIIASDYDGYKDLVVHDETGFLIETIGAEATPAVDLMAPLCFDSHYHLLISQQTAIDTPKLAKGLEKLIKDSQLRSAMGTAGAVRVNKKFTWKEVIRQHIQLWEELNTAPVETKGISEILHPAQVRFGEIFSHYPTSTISKETMVVTGSTGLAIYQGKEFPLIYQGIERYLNQEVVRKMAFFARKPITTLELITKIKSMVPELDKREAEFHILWSLKHDILEKVC; encoded by the coding sequence ATGAAAACTCAAAGAATATGGGGAACTTTGGACCCCTTTTATGAAACGGGACCGGTTCTTGGGCGGAAAGTAGCAAACATCGGGTTTTTAAATGAATTACTGACTGAAGACCCTTTTGATGAATACCACTTCTTTCTAAGCAGCGGGAACGTCCGAGACAGCCTGATCGGTTTTATAAAGGAGAACTTCCCTAAATTAATTGAAAATAATAAAGTCAAAATTTTGGATCGACGAGATCTTCCTGAATATATAAATAAACAGGAATACTTCTGCTTCCATCAGTCAGACTGCATAGTATATCCACCGCACCTTGCACGAGTAAGAAACGCTTTTGCAAAAAACATATTCCCTATCACCGGAACAACCCATTCTTTGAGTTACAGCAACTACGGTTCAGCTTTCCTTAATTATATATGGAAGGGTACTACCGCCCGTGATTGCATCGTTGCCACCTCCACCCCCGGAATGCAGGTTGTCGAAAAATATTTCCTGCATCTGCGCGAAGGTTTTGAACTGGATGAAAAAAAGTTTCCTTCTCCGCAAATCAAAAAAATTCCTCTTGGAATTAATCCCTCAACTTTTACTCCCCCGACTCCGCAGCAAAAACTTGAAGCTCTAGATGCGCTGGAACTGAATTCCGGGGACAACAGAGTTAATATTTTAGTATTCGGCCGCATTGCGCACTACTCCAAAATGGATATTCTACCTCTTTTACGGGCCATGCAGCGTATTTTTAAAGCCGGAATAGATAGAAAAGATGTGAGAGTGATTCTGGCCGGATGGATGGATGACGAAGACGATTTTCCACAGACACTAAAGGAAATCAGCCGGAATATGGGACTGGAGTTGTCAATATTTGCCCGCCCCACCGACCTTCAAAAAATTGATCTTTATCGCGCGGCAGACATTTATGTGTCCATTTCCGACAACCCGCAGGAAACTTTCGGACTGACAATACTTGAAGCCGGAGCAATGGGGCTTCCCATCATCGCTTCAGACTACGACGGTTATAAAGATCTGGTTGTTCACGATGAAACAGGATTTTTAATTGAAACCATAGGGGCGGAGGCAACTCCTGCTGTGGATCTTATGGCTCCATTATGCTTCGACAGTCATTACCACCTGCTTATTTCCCAGCAAACAGCAATAGACACGCCTAAACTGGCAAAAGGACTTGAAAAGCTGATAAAAGATTCGCAATTAAGGTCCGCCATGGGCACAGCCGGAGCCGTCAGAGTAAACAAAAAATTTACATGGAAAGAAGTGATTCGCCAGCACATACAGTTATGGGAAGAACTGAATACAGCCCCTGTTGAAACCAAGGGGATTTCGGAAATACTACATCCCGCTCAAGTTCGATTCGGTGAGATCTTTTCCCACTATCCGACCTCGACTATCAGCAAAGAAACAATGGTTGTAACAGGTTCTACAGGCTTGGCAATCTATCAGGGGAAAGAATTTCCGCTCATATATCAAGGAATTGAAAGATATCTTAATCAGGAAGTTGTCCGTAAAATGGCTTTCTTTGCCCGCAAACCCATTACTACGTTAGAACTTATTACCAAAATTAAATCCATGGTGCCGGAATTAGACAAACGGGAAGCCGAATTTCATATTCTATGGTCCCTTAAGCATGATATTCTGGAAAAGGTATGCTAG
- a CDS encoding glycosyltransferase gives MLERTIIHHTALKKSGGATRIALLIHSGMKESGYKSMHSYEASENPLDSLIFPEEAAKKIPTNAIVHLHSSANPAKFLSALPEGLPLIVTLHDSQMITGGCSHPLDCAHFKKGCRTSCPRGFQDSETVRKTSIETLLKRKAVLISPSKWLANQARIADSRLAVKIIPNGIPWPDSIGDKKLARKRFGLHPAAKVVLFIAHGGVNAAYKSGSEWKAYWEGIKKRVPDAIGFAIGGNKTSREGDFINIPYVDRDTLGQFMTAANVLAYPTLADNHPLVILEAMSKGLAPVSYAVGGVVEQIISEKNGILVNPSDKDDFIKQISTLLLNQRLSRELGLVGFQTGSKRYNQIKMLKDYKKVYYRLDRN, from the coding sequence ATGCTAGAACGGACAATTATTCACCACACCGCCCTCAAAAAAAGCGGAGGCGCAACAAGAATAGCCCTGCTCATTCATAGTGGAATGAAAGAATCAGGATATAAATCAATGCATTCCTATGAAGCATCTGAAAATCCACTTGATTCGCTCATTTTTCCAGAAGAAGCAGCAAAAAAAATTCCTACCAATGCCATAGTACATCTTCACTCCTCTGCAAATCCCGCAAAATTTCTTTCCGCACTCCCGGAGGGATTACCTCTTATCGTGACCCTTCATGATTCCCAAATGATAACAGGAGGATGCTCACACCCTCTTGACTGCGCACACTTTAAAAAGGGTTGCCGGACCTCTTGTCCGAGAGGTTTTCAAGACTCTGAAACTGTTCGCAAAACCAGCATCGAAACCCTGCTGAAACGGAAAGCCGTTTTAATTTCTCCGTCTAAATGGCTGGCTAATCAGGCCCGGATAGCAGACTCACGACTTGCAGTAAAAATTATCCCAAATGGTATTCCCTGGCCTGATTCCATCGGAGATAAAAAACTCGCAAGAAAAAGATTCGGCTTACACCCTGCGGCAAAAGTCGTACTGTTCATTGCTCACGGAGGAGTTAACGCTGCCTACAAGTCAGGTTCGGAATGGAAAGCTTACTGGGAAGGAATCAAAAAAAGAGTTCCTGATGCTATCGGATTTGCCATAGGCGGAAATAAAACTTCAAGGGAAGGCGATTTCATAAACATTCCCTATGTGGACAGAGATACACTCGGTCAATTTATGACGGCGGCAAATGTTCTTGCATACCCGACTCTCGCAGACAATCACCCTTTGGTGATCCTTGAAGCCATGTCCAAAGGGCTCGCTCCCGTCAGTTATGCGGTCGGCGGGGTTGTCGAACAGATCATCAGTGAAAAGAACGGAATATTGGTAAACCCTTCTGATAAAGACGATTTCATCAAACAAATTTCCACATTACTGCTCAACCAAAGACTCTCCCGTGAACTTGGACTTGTCGGATTTCAAACCGGCTCAAAACGATATAACCAAATAAAAATGCTTAAAGATTATAAAAAAGTATATTACCGACTAGACCGCAATTAG
- a CDS encoding chemotaxis protein, whose protein sequence is MSQTNILLESGTNELEIVEFFIDETDSVHGGTTRRNFYGINVAKVVEIIRLPELTDMPDATNAAVLGAFDLRSEIIPLIDLSSRVGKNRVESEAPKVIVTEFNKISTAFLVSGVTRIHRISWEQVEAPSKQVSSLTANSITGVVKLEGRIVFLLDLEKIVADLNPGMDLAEVPDAALVKKIETQQLKAIIADDSTMIRRMIGQMLEDAGFKVTRTHNGKTAWDKINEWRNQAKDEGKTIDDFIDIVVTDIEMPVMDGHNLTKRIKDDPELRHLPVLLCSSIITDTLYHKGQSVGADDQISKAEINQLAERVFKLIEKSQAARS, encoded by the coding sequence ATGTCCCAAACAAATATTCTTCTTGAATCAGGCACTAACGAGCTTGAAATCGTAGAATTTTTCATTGATGAGACTGACAGTGTACATGGTGGCACAACCAGACGTAACTTTTACGGCATAAATGTCGCTAAAGTTGTAGAAATTATCCGTCTGCCGGAACTCACGGATATGCCTGATGCTACAAACGCAGCTGTTCTGGGGGCATTTGATCTCAGATCTGAAATTATCCCTCTGATCGATCTTAGCAGCCGAGTAGGTAAAAATAGAGTTGAAAGCGAAGCTCCTAAAGTTATCGTTACCGAATTCAATAAAATTTCTACAGCCTTTCTAGTTTCCGGTGTAACAAGAATTCACCGCATCAGCTGGGAACAGGTGGAAGCTCCAAGCAAACAGGTTTCATCCCTCACAGCAAACTCAATCACCGGGGTAGTTAAGCTGGAAGGTCGTATTGTATTCCTGCTTGATCTGGAAAAAATAGTTGCTGACCTGAACCCCGGCATGGATCTCGCAGAAGTACCTGATGCCGCTCTGGTCAAAAAAATCGAGACCCAGCAGCTCAAGGCTATCATAGCTGACGACTCAACCATGATCCGCCGCATGATCGGGCAAATGCTCGAAGATGCAGGTTTCAAGGTAACAAGAACTCACAACGGTAAAACGGCATGGGATAAAATCAACGAGTGGAGAAATCAGGCCAAAGACGAAGGAAAAACCATTGATGATTTCATCGACATAGTTGTCACGGATATTGAAATGCCTGTCATGGACGGACATAACCTTACAAAAAGAATAAAGGATGACCCGGAACTCAGACATCTTCCGGTATTGCTTTGTTCTTCCATCATCACCGACACACTTTACCATAAAGGACAGTCTGTCGGAGCCGATGACCAGATCTCAAAAGCAGAGATCAATCAGTTAGCTGAACGAGTTTTTAAACTGATTGAAAAATCTCAAGCTGCACGAAGTTAA
- a CDS encoding 4-oxalocrotonate tautomerase family protein — MPYVNIRITREGATREQKAKLIQGVTSLLMDTLGKNPATTVVTIDEVETENWGIGGIPVDELRKQKTSK, encoded by the coding sequence ATGCCATACGTAAACATCCGCATTACACGCGAAGGTGCAACGCGCGAACAAAAAGCAAAACTAATACAAGGTGTTACAAGTCTCTTGATGGATACTTTAGGGAAAAATCCAGCCACAACAGTTGTCACCATTGATGAAGTAGAGACCGAAAACTGGGGCATCGGAGGCATTCCCGTTGACGAACTTCGCAAACAAAAGACCAGTAAATAA
- a CDS encoding polyphenol oxidase family protein, translating into MARIDCIPFTFPGLENISCVFTTRTGGVCKPPFNRGNLSFDVGDTPYDVRANRTSLAASMGVAHWHECVQVHGDVLHFESESQTPEQQSSLEGDGFTSSERGHALVIKTADCQPILIAHNKGDFVAALHNGWRGNSINYPGKSVTQICEHYGCSPSELMAVRGPSLSPALSEFVNFNSDFEPGYDKYFNKENNTVDLWKLTHDQLAGAGINPQNIFGIDMCTYCMSETFFSYRRDRNTGRQLSVIWIK; encoded by the coding sequence ATGGCCAGAATAGATTGTATACCGTTCACTTTTCCGGGGCTGGAGAATATTTCGTGTGTATTTACAACGAGAACAGGCGGAGTCTGTAAGCCTCCGTTTAATCGAGGGAATCTGTCTTTTGATGTCGGTGACACCCCTTACGACGTAAGAGCTAACAGGACTTCTCTGGCTGCCTCTATGGGGGTTGCACATTGGCATGAGTGCGTACAGGTGCACGGTGATGTTTTACATTTTGAGTCTGAATCTCAAACACCTGAGCAGCAGTCATCTCTGGAAGGAGACGGTTTCACCTCTTCTGAACGCGGACATGCTCTTGTTATCAAAACGGCTGACTGTCAGCCTATTTTGATTGCTCATAATAAAGGTGATTTTGTGGCGGCATTGCATAACGGCTGGCGAGGTAATTCAATAAACTACCCGGGCAAAAGTGTTACGCAGATTTGTGAGCACTACGGGTGTAGTCCTTCTGAGCTTATGGCCGTAAGAGGGCCAAGTCTTAGTCCTGCTTTGTCGGAGTTCGTGAATTTTAATTCTGATTTTGAACCGGGATATGATAAATATTTCAACAAAGAAAATAACACGGTTGATTTATGGAAGTTAACTCATGATCAGTTAGCTGGCGCAGGAATTAATCCGCAAAATATTTTCGGTATTGATATGTGCACGTATTGTATGAGCGAAACTTTTTTTTCATACAGACGTGACAGGAACACAGGGCGGCAGTTGTCCGTAATTTGGATTAAGTAG
- a CDS encoding 5-formyltetrahydrofolate cyclo-ligase — protein MINLDKNEIRRSLQVQRERLSKSEVESMSREIVFSVLSLAEWKKAKEVLLYWPIKNEVDVIPLFHDALESGKKIFLPCCRKNEPGIMDFGVVRAEADLLHGSFGIKEPCRSKCEFPDVVSPDIMIIPGVGFDRRGYRIGFGGGYYDRFLARPQKSVFLAVGVCYYFQIIDEIAVEAWDKPVQSICTDKDIIWPE, from the coding sequence GTGATAAATTTGGATAAGAATGAAATAAGACGCAGTTTGCAAGTTCAGCGGGAACGGTTGTCTAAATCAGAAGTTGAATCCATGAGCCGTGAGATAGTTTTTTCAGTTCTGTCTCTTGCAGAGTGGAAAAAGGCCAAGGAAGTCCTTTTGTACTGGCCTATCAAAAATGAGGTCGATGTAATCCCTCTGTTTCATGACGCATTGGAATCAGGTAAAAAAATTTTTCTGCCTTGTTGCCGCAAAAATGAACCGGGTATTATGGATTTTGGAGTTGTGAGGGCGGAAGCGGATCTTTTGCACGGTTCGTTCGGTATAAAGGAACCATGTAGAAGTAAATGTGAATTTCCTGATGTTGTCTCGCCTGATATTATGATCATTCCCGGAGTCGGATTTGATCGCAGAGGTTACAGAATAGGATTCGGAGGCGGGTATTATGACAGATTTCTTGCCCGCCCGCAGAAGTCCGTCTTTTTAGCTGTGGGAGTCTGTTATTATTTTCAGATTATTGATGAAATTGCGGTCGAAGCGTGGGATAAACCAGTGCAGTCCATCTGTACAGATAAGGATATTATATGGCCAGAATAG
- a CDS encoding metallophosphoesterase, translated as MPENIMNWIALGDIHQSLNFVSLIPEIHDTTGIIVTGDITNHSPLGAMEKFWETISDKNPNILAQAGNMDRNNVTEFLKNKNANIHLEFRELAKGIKIMGVGFSIPTPFGTPSEVSEKQLGQWLEETYEKIGDYDQLILAVHDSPYNTKLDMLSNGQHVGSHSVRAFIEKVQPDIVVSGHIHESKGEDVIGKSRIFNPGMASGGGYVLITLKNGKLEATLKGK; from the coding sequence ATGCCTGAAAATATAATGAACTGGATTGCTTTAGGTGACATTCACCAAAGTCTTAACTTTGTATCATTAATTCCTGAAATCCATGATACTACCGGGATCATTGTCACTGGAGATATCACAAACCATTCTCCCTTAGGTGCAATGGAAAAATTCTGGGAAACCATTTCCGATAAAAATCCTAATATACTCGCGCAAGCGGGAAATATGGATCGGAATAATGTTACAGAATTCCTCAAAAATAAAAATGCCAATATTCATCTGGAATTCCGCGAACTGGCTAAGGGGATCAAAATCATGGGAGTGGGTTTTTCTATTCCTACTCCATTCGGAACTCCCAGCGAAGTAAGCGAAAAACAGCTCGGACAATGGCTTGAAGAAACATACGAAAAAATCGGAGACTACGATCAACTGATTCTAGCCGTACATGACTCGCCCTACAATACCAAGCTGGACATGCTTTCAAACGGGCAGCATGTAGGCAGCCACTCTGTTCGAGCTTTCATTGAAAAAGTTCAACCTGATATTGTCGTAAGTGGTCATATTCACGAATCAAAAGGTGAAGATGTCATAGGAAAATCACGTATTTTTAATCCGGGCATGGCTTCCGGCGGCGGATATGTGCTGATCACATTAAAAAACGGCAAGCTTGAAGCAACCTTGAAAGGGAAATAG
- a CDS encoding 23S rRNA (pseudouridine(1915)-N(3))-methyltransferase RlmH yields the protein MSKLRFIWVGKLKEPFFNEACAHYAKKLGRFHKLDETILKDAPGKLPPEDKVLREGKTIITKIRSSDMVICLDETGIEMTSVDLSKRLLKWTEDPNLTPCFVIGGPFGLSDEVKNVARIKLSLSKMTLPHELARTMLLEQLYRASSILKGSPYHHV from the coding sequence ATGAGTAAATTAAGATTCATCTGGGTAGGCAAACTTAAGGAACCTTTTTTTAATGAAGCTTGCGCTCATTATGCAAAAAAATTAGGAAGATTTCACAAACTTGATGAAACTATTCTTAAAGATGCTCCGGGAAAACTTCCACCGGAAGACAAAGTGCTGCGCGAAGGTAAAACCATCATAACAAAAATTCGCTCTTCGGACATGGTCATCTGTCTTGATGAAACCGGCATAGAAATGACGTCAGTTGACCTTTCAAAGCGTCTCCTGAAATGGACGGAAGACCCGAACCTTACTCCCTGCTTTGTAATCGGCGGACCTTTCGGGCTATCTGATGAAGTCAAAAACGTGGCTCGAATCAAACTTTCATTGAGCAAGATGACTCTGCCGCATGAGCTGGCCCGCACCATGCTACTTGAGCAGCTTTATCGCGCGTCTTCTATATTAAAAGGCTCGCCTTACCATCACGTATAA
- the rsmG gene encoding 16S rRNA (guanine(527)-N(7))-methyltransferase RsmG, protein MAESNVSAADILGASIKAKRRLEDDTRLDSGFIAATDQARVLAYYVNMLVKWNKAMNLVGPKSWDDIFHSLIIDSLHLADFLNDLDLPKSPVTLDLGAGAGLPGLPLRVVWQKGAYHLVESRQKRSIFMRTAMQMMKLPRTEVFQGRAEAIPQEVLPADLILSKAFMPWKELMPFVKPMLAETGRLVILSNDSAPTSAEIAECGYELESTMEYKAQKKTHYFWSLLPLS, encoded by the coding sequence ATGGCGGAATCAAATGTCAGTGCAGCAGATATACTAGGTGCTTCAATCAAGGCCAAGAGAAGGCTTGAGGATGATACGCGGCTTGATTCCGGATTTATAGCCGCAACTGATCAGGCTCGTGTTTTGGCTTATTATGTAAACATGCTGGTGAAATGGAATAAAGCCATGAATCTGGTCGGGCCTAAGAGCTGGGATGATATTTTTCATTCGCTTATAATTGATAGTCTGCATCTGGCAGATTTTCTTAATGATCTTGATCTTCCCAAAAGTCCGGTAACACTAGATCTCGGAGCTGGAGCAGGACTTCCGGGGCTGCCTCTCAGAGTCGTTTGGCAAAAAGGAGCGTATCATTTGGTGGAATCCCGTCAAAAGCGTTCAATCTTTATGAGAACTGCTATGCAAATGATGAAATTACCGCGTACAGAGGTCTTTCAGGGAAGGGCGGAAGCCATTCCACAGGAGGTACTCCCCGCAGATCTTATCTTAAGTAAAGCCTTCATGCCGTGGAAGGAGCTTATGCCGTTTGTAAAACCTATGCTCGCCGAAACCGGAAGGCTCGTAATCTTATCAAATGACAGCGCTCCGACTTCTGCTGAGATTGCAGAATGTGGCTATGAGCTGGAATCAACTATGGAATATAAAGCTCAAAAAAAGACTCATTATTTTTGGTCGTTGTTGCCGTTAAGCTAA